From a single Drosophila sulfurigaster albostrigata strain 15112-1811.04 chromosome 3, ASM2355843v2, whole genome shotgun sequence genomic region:
- the LOC133840402 gene encoding larval cuticle protein 2-like translates to MFKVLMICAIVGLAAAFPDATLDEVKLRSEDVRPDGFESKLEISNGVSEQRSGDEHGNIKGSFSYVAPGGEHVLINYVADENGYQPSGEVLPTPPPIPVEIQRALEWIAAHPHVEKDSDEDDDE, encoded by the exons atgttcaaAGTC TTGATGATCTGCGCTATTGTCGGCCTGGCCGCAGCCTTCCCAGATGCCACCCTTGATGAAGTTAAGCTTCGCAGTGAGGATGTGCGTCCAGATGGCTTTGAGTCCAAGCTGGAGATCTCCAATGGCGTCAGTGAGCAGCGTTCGGGTGATGAGCATGGTAACATCAAGGGCAGCTTCAGCTATGTCGCTCCCGGTGGCGAGCATGTCCTGATCAACTATGTGGCTGATGAGAACGGTTACCAACCATCTGGCGAAGTTCTGCCAACTCCCCCACCAATTCCAGTTGAGATCCAAAGGGCTCTAGAGTGGATCGCTGCCCACCCTCATGTTGAGAAGGATAGcgatgaagatgatgacgaATAA
- the LOC133840408 gene encoding larval cuticle protein 1-like: MFKFLMICAIVGLAAAFPGVPVVDEVDGVISRSEDIRPDGFDSKLETSNGINDQRSGDEHGNIKGSFSWISSDGEHIQISYVADENGYQPSGAVLPTPPPIPVEIQRALEWIAKNPSVEH, from the exons atgttcaaattc TTGATGATCTGCGCTATTGTTGGCTTGGCCGCCGCCTTCCCTGGTGTGCCAGTCGTAGACGAAGTAGATGGTGTCATCTCTCGCAGCGAGGATATCCGTCCAGATGGTTTCGACTCAAAATTGGAGACATCCAATGGCATCAATGACCAGCGCTCCGGTGATGAGCACGGCAACATCAAGGGCAGCTTCAGCTGGATCTCAAGCGATGGTGAGCACATCCAGATCTCCTATGTGGCCGATGAGAACGGTTACCAACCATCTGGCGCTGTTCTGCCAACCCCACCACCAATCCCAGTTGAGATTCAAAGAGCTCTTGAATGGATCGCAAAAAATCCTTCGGTTGAGCACTAA
- the LOC133840401 gene encoding larval cuticle protein 1-like: MFKVLMICAIVGLAAAFPEGTPDEVIHRSEDVRADGFESKLELTNSINEQRSGDEHGNIKGSFSYVAPGGEHVLINYVADENGYQPSGEVLPTPPPIPVEIQRALEWIAAHPHVEKDSDEDDDE, from the exons atgttcaaAGTC TTGATGATCTGCGCTATTGTCGGCCTGGCCGCAGCCTTCCCAGAGGGAACCCCTGATGAAGTCATCCATCGCAGTGAGGATGTGCGCGCTGATGGTTTTGAGTCCAAACTGGAGCTCACCAATAGCATCAATGAGCAGCGTTCCGGTGATGAGCACGGCAACATCAAGGGCAGCTTCAGCTATGTCGCTCCCGGTGGCGAGCATGTCCTGATCAACTATGTGGCTGATGAGAACGGTTACCAACCATCTGGCGAAGTTCTGCCAACTCCCCCACCAATTCCAGTTGAGATCCAAAGAGCTCTTGAGTGGATCGCTGCCCACCCTCATGTTGAGAAGGATAGcgatgaagatgatgacgaATAA
- the LOC133840405 gene encoding larval cuticle protein 1-like, with translation MFKFLMICAIVGLAAAFPGVPVVDEVDGVVLRSEDIRPDGFESKLETVNGINDQRSGDEYGNIKGSFSYISPEGEHVQITYVADENGFQPSGDVLPTPPPIPVEIQKALDWIAAHPSVEH, from the exons atgttcaaattc TTGATGATCTGCGCTATTGTTGGCTTGGCCGCCGCCTTCCCAGGTGTGCCAGTCGTAGACGAAGTAGATGGTGTCGTCCTTCGCAGTGAGGATATCCGTCCAGATGGCTTTGAGTCCAAACTGGAGACAGTGAATGGCATCAATGACCAGCGTTCCGGCGATGAGTACGGCAACATCAAGGGCAGCTTCAGCTACATCTCCCCCGAAGGCGAGCATGTCCAGATCACCTATGTGGCTGATGAGAATGGTTTCCAGCCATCTGGTGATGTGCTGCCCACTCCACCCCCAATCCCAGTTGAGATCCAGAAGGCCCTTGATTGGATCGCAGCTCATCCTTCGGTTGAGCACTAA
- the LOC133840399 gene encoding larval cuticle protein 2-like codes for MFKILMICAIVGLAAAFPEGTPDEVILRSEDVRPDGFESKLELTNSINEQRSGDEHGNIKGSYSFVAPGGEHVVISYVADENGYRAAGDVLPTPPPIPVEIQRALEWIAAHPYVEKEEEAEEEHEE; via the exons atgttCAAAATC TTGATGATCTGCGCTATTGTCGGCCTGGCCGCAGCCTTCCCAGAGGGAACCCCTGATGAAGTCATCCTTCGCAGTGAGGATGTGCGTCCAGATGGCTTTGAGTCCAAACTGGAGCTCACCAATAGCATCAATGAGCAGCGTTCAGGTGATGAACACGGCAACATCAAGGGTAGCTACAGCTTTGTTGCCCCCGGTGGCGAGCATGTCGTGATCAGCTATGTGGCTGATGAGAATGGTTACCGTGCAGCTGGTGATGTTCTGCCAACTCCCCCACCAATTCCAGTCGAGATCCAAAGGGCTCTTGAGTGGATCGCTGCTCATCCTTATGTtgagaaggaggaggaagcCGAGGAAGAGCATGAGGAATAA